Proteins from one Solenopsis invicta isolate M01_SB chromosome 11, UNIL_Sinv_3.0, whole genome shotgun sequence genomic window:
- the LOC113005545 gene encoding LOW QUALITY PROTEIN: putative nuclease HARBI1 (The sequence of the model RefSeq protein was modified relative to this genomic sequence to represent the inferred CDS: inserted 1 base in 1 codon; substituted 1 base at 1 genomic stop codon): MHCPRSSTTEKEPPGYNWGCLGQPIVKTSQATRGKTIPSHRTRTPENALALEILNENSSDSSTEEEEIELSRIQTVQPRIKNYMDTISEYSDVEFKSHFRMSCVVFTYLLNLIKPTLVKQSNLRYGLRTILPDVQLLVALWTMATHDSYRSVCDRSNIERAIGWHAKKRVCKVIYSLAPQFIKWPXRNRKRSXNIHKPKKHAESYINRKGYHSILLQVICDSTLKFIYCYAGQSGSVHDMRVFQLSGIQSICTENYFLQNSHLLGDAAYALQKYIMVPYKNNGHLTKAQINFNQRLCSAHVMVERAISLLKGRFRSLLDNLYMKRTDLVPQYVIACCVLHNICILHKDFIDIIINETDNIPAIAHHVQINAQNKEKGVQKRNALKYTLNERL, encoded by the exons ATGCATTGTCCCCGGTCGTCAACAACCGAAAAagagccgccgggctataacTGGGGGTGCCTTGGGCAACCAATTGTAAAAACATCACAGGCTACGCGTGGCAAAACCATACCAAGCCATCGCACGCGCACACCAGAAAACGCAC TAGCATTGGAGATTTTAAATGAAAACAGCAGTGACAGTTCTactgaagaagaagaaatagaattatCACGAATTCAAACAGTTCAACCTcgcattaaaaattacatggaCACAATAAGTGAATATTCAGACGTAGAGTTTAAAAGCCATTTTCG GATGTCATGTGtagtatttacatatttattaaatttaataaaacctaCCTTAGTAAAGCAATCCAACCTTAGATATGGACTACGTACAATTCTACCAGATGTACAATTATTAGTTGCACTATGGACTATGGCAACACATGACTCGTATAg ATCAGTTTGTGACCGATCTAACATTGAACGTGCGATTGGTTGGCATGCTAAAAAAAGAGTTTGTAAAGTGATTTATTCATTAGCACCTCAATTTATCAAGTGGCCGTAAAGGAACCGTAAAAGAA AGAATATACATAAACCAAAGAAACATGCAGAAAGTTACATAAATCGAAAGGGTTATCATTCGATACTGTTGCAA GTTATATGTGATTCcacattgaaatttatttattgttatgcAGGACAATCTGGATCAGTACATGATATGCGTGTATTCCAATTAAGTGGTATTCAGTCTATTTGTACCGAAAActactttttacaaaatagtCATTTGTTAGGTGATGCAGCATAtgctttgcaaaaatatataatggtGCCTTATAAAAACAACGGCCATTTGACAAAagcacaaataaattttaatcaacgtTTATGTTCAGCCCATGTAATGGTTGAAAGAGCCATTAGCTTATTAAAAGGACGTTTTCGTAGTCTCTTAGacaatttatatatgaaacggACGGATCTCGTACCTCAATACGTTATTGCTTGTTGTGTGCTGCACaacatttgtattttacataaagattttatagatattataattaatgaaacagACAATATTCCCGCGATTGCACATCATGTTCAAATTAATgctcaaaataaagaaaaaggagttcaaaaaagaaatgcattaaaatatacGTTAAACGAAAGAttgtaa